The Mytilus trossulus isolate FHL-02 chromosome 13, PNRI_Mtr1.1.1.hap1, whole genome shotgun sequence genome has a segment encoding these proteins:
- the LOC134695386 gene encoding cephalotocin receptor 2-like encodes MQQKDKDSHKACRTDARDTSISKAKIRSIQLLFVVVFAYITCWAPVTVAGILLHHEIAEKGLWNQVLFLLAPLNSLANPLVFLIFNKKMFLSKTKKTKTKVMNGMALE; translated from the exons ATGCAACAAAAAGACAAGGATTCAC atAAAGCCTGTCGTACCGATGCTAGAGATACAAGCATATCAAAGGCAAAGATTAGGAGCATTCAACTATTGTTCGTTGTGGTGTTTG CATACATCACTTGTTGGGCTCCGGTTACTGTTGCCGGTATTTTGTTACATCATGAAATTGCAGAAAAAGGACTTTGGAATCAGGTACTCTTCCTGCTTGCACCATTAAACAGTCTTGCCAACCCGTTAGTGTTTCTCATTTTCAATAAGAAAATGTTTCTTTCgaaaacgaaaaaaacaaaaacaaaagtaatgaATGGAATGGCCTTAGAATGA